One Burkholderia pyrrocinia DNA segment encodes these proteins:
- a CDS encoding tail fiber assembly protein, with protein MLHVEQAAFILSKKFPQLVRCKDYWVAHPVDEKSYEQTKSAWVPIWHPRDIPQPSPADLLSWWPEFEAEFEVIDAAARVRRERDALLAQVDPLVEQAADAGNADREAALRKYRAALRDVPQQAGFPLNVVWPVLPV; from the coding sequence ATGCTGCACGTCGAGCAAGCGGCCTTCATTCTGTCGAAGAAATTCCCGCAGCTTGTTCGCTGCAAGGATTATTGGGTCGCGCACCCTGTCGATGAGAAGTCATACGAGCAAACGAAATCGGCGTGGGTGCCGATCTGGCATCCGCGCGACATTCCGCAGCCGAGCCCGGCCGATCTGTTGAGTTGGTGGCCGGAGTTCGAAGCGGAATTCGAAGTGATCGACGCCGCCGCGCGTGTGCGGCGCGAGCGCGACGCGCTGCTTGCACAGGTCGATCCATTGGTCGAACAAGCGGCGGATGCTGGCAATGCCGACCGCGAAGCGGCGCTTCGAAAGTACCGCGCTGCATTGCGCGACGTGCCGCAGCAGGCCGGGTTCCCTCTGAATGTTGTATGGCCGGTTCTGCCTGTCTGA